In Colletotrichum higginsianum IMI 349063 chromosome 1, whole genome shotgun sequence, one genomic interval encodes:
- a CDS encoding Hsp70 family chaperone, whose protein sequence is MSGFADGDLSVSPDEHAIIIGIDFGTTFSGVSWAFSGQPNDIEVITRWEAELNYNSDTEKTPSTLFYHGPYGEASWGYGIPAATSAEPLKWFKLLLIDHQDLPRELQSSAQIATARRLMSETNMDPVDVIAGYLRRLWNHSIDCITLSTGKELVKMCKFHVVITLPAIWPVYAKARMTRAAQEAGILENRSAGDTVLSFISEPEAAALATMRDLSNRPNIKPGDHFVVCDAGGGTVDLISYEVTDTKPMVVREAVKGNGGLCGGVFLDEGFVNLMKSKIGSESWASISIENMKKLMNGEWEHGIKQQFDTRPRDWPVTLPSGCIMTGPSRRVMKKETITLNHSDLLPVFETISQQIIKLIQEQIDGIRATSGKLPKYVILVGGFGRCRFLSSRLQLALDDTMELLQSQGTRPWTAICRGAVIQGLTRQNLGIGISVRVSSRIARMSYGVKFYTKFDPKLHRLKDKFWDEIEQEWKAKDQMEWYMKKGDDIADKKPIRHKYHRRYLTAPSEITKELHFSAASPAPKRADSTTKRLCKITWNRKVNFDTLPTFTNSLGRVYHHLVFEIEMISDGTSLDFTIIHDGKRVGSKNVTVEFEPEGGEASGRAVNAWL, encoded by the exons ATGAGCGGCTTCGCTGATGGCGACCTGAGTGTCAGCCCCGATGAGCATGCAatcatcatcggcatcgactTTGGAACGAC TTTTTCTGGAGTGAGCTGGGCATTCTCGGGTCAGCCGAACGACATCGAAGTCATCACGAGATGGGAAGCAGAGCTCAACTACAACTCCGACACTGAGAAAACCCCTTCCACCCTTTTCTACCATGGCCCATACGGAGAGGCCAGTTGGGGCTATGGAATTCCGGCCGCGACATCTGCGGAGCCACTCAAGTGGTTCAAGCTTCTTCTCATCGACCACCAAGACCTTCCGAGAGAGCTGCAGAGTTCTGCACAGATCGCCACAGCCAGAAGGCTCATGTCGGAGACAAACATGGATCCAGTCGACGTTATTGCCGGCTATCTGCGCCGCCTTTGGAACCATTCCATTGATTGCATCACTCTCTCAACCGGAAAGGAGCTGGTCAAGATGTGCAAGTTCCACGTTGTCATCACTCTACCTGCCATTTGGCCCGTGTATGCCAAAGCACGTATGACACGTGCTGCTCAAGAGGCTGGTATTTTGGAGAATCGTTCAGCCGGAGACACTGTCCTGTCTTTCATTTCGGAGCCCGAGGCTGCGGCTCTGGCCACAATGCGTGATCTTTCCAACAGACCCAACATCAAG CCTGGCGATCACTTCGTCGTCTGCGATGCGGGTGGTGGTACTGTTGACCTTATCTCCTACGAAGTCACCGACACAAAGCCAATGGTTGTCCGTGAGGCCGTCAAGGGTAATGGCGGCCTGTGCGGAGGTGTCTTTCTTGATGAGGGGTTCGTCAACTTGATGAAATCGAAGATTGGCTCGGAGTCCTGGGCCAGTATCTCCATTGAAAACATGAAGAAACTGATGAACGGCGAGTGGGAGCACGGTATCAAACAACAGTTTGACACTCGGCCCCGTGACTGGCCAGTGACGCTGCCGTCAGGGTGCATCATGACCGGTCCTTCTCGTCGCGTGATGAAAAAAGAAACGATTACGCTCAACCACTCTGACTTGCTTCCGGTCTTCGAGACGATCTCTCAGCAGATCATCAAATTGATCCAAGAACAGATTGACGGCATTCGTGCTACCTCTGGCAAGCTTCCCAAG TACGTCATTCTGGTCGGAGGCTTCGGTAGATGCCGTTTTCTTTCTAGCCGTCTTCAACTAGCCCTTGATGACACCATGGAGCTTCTCCAGTCACAAGGCACACGACC GTGGACTGCCATTTGTCGTGGTGCTGTCATTCAAGGACTCACTCGCCAAAACCTGGGTATAGGTATTTCAGTGCGAGTGAGCTCGAGAATCGCTCGCATGAGCTATGGCGTCAAGTTCTACACGAAATTCGACCCGAAGCTTCACCGCCTTAAAGACAAGTTCTGGGACGAGATTGAACAAGAATGGAAGGCCAAAGACCAGATGGAGTGGTACATGAAGAAG GGAGACGACATCGCTGACAAGAAACCTATTCGCCATAAGTATCACAGAAGATACCTCACAGCCCCATCAGAAATCACCAAAGAGCTGCATTTCAGTGCGGCATCGCCTGCACCTAAGCGCGCGGATTCGACCACAAAGCGTCTTTGCAAAATCACCTGGAACAGAAAGGTCAATTTCGATACTCTCCCGACCTTTACCAACAGCCTTGGAAGGGTTTACCACCACCTCGTTTTCGAGATCGAGATGATTAGCGATGGAACAAGTCTCGATTTCACAATCATACATGACGGAAAGCGTGTTGGGAGCAAGAACGTCACAGTTGAGTTTGAGCCGGAGGGAGGTGAAGCTTCTGGTCGAGCTGTTAACGCCTGGTTGTGA